From Coriobacteriaceae bacterium, a single genomic window includes:
- the serS gene encoding serine--tRNA ligase encodes MLDIKFVRENPDAIDAAMANRQTSWDREKFFELDDERRAVITEVEELQATRNAESKKIGALMKEGKKDEAEAAKEAVRAVNEKIDGLAERRTALEQEQYDFMAHLPNIPCEATPLGKDEDENIERRRWGTPREFDFDFKPHWDLGTDLDILDFERGNKLSGSRFTVLGGAGARLERALINFFLDTHTSRGFKEWWPPIVVKRQTMFGTGQLPKFEDDAYHVSGDNFLIPTAEVVLTNLHAGEVLDADTLPRRYTAFTPCFREEAGSAGRDTRGIIRQHEFDKVEMVKFAKPEESDEELESMTAEAEYLLQQLGLPYRVISLCTGDLGFSARQTYDIEVWLPSYNAYKEISSCSNCGDFQARRANIKYRDPENFKGSRYLHTLNGSGLPAGRTMAAILENYQNADGTITIPEVLRPYMGGLEKIEPVA; translated from the coding sequence ATGCTTGATATCAAGTTTGTTCGCGAGAACCCCGATGCCATCGACGCCGCCATGGCCAATCGCCAGACGTCTTGGGACCGCGAGAAGTTCTTTGAGCTCGACGACGAGCGTCGTGCCGTCATCACCGAGGTCGAGGAGCTCCAGGCCACGCGCAACGCCGAGTCCAAGAAGATCGGTGCCCTGATGAAGGAGGGCAAGAAGGACGAGGCCGAGGCCGCCAAGGAGGCCGTGCGCGCCGTCAACGAGAAGATCGACGGTCTGGCCGAGCGCCGCACCGCCCTCGAGCAGGAGCAGTACGACTTTATGGCTCACCTGCCCAACATCCCGTGCGAGGCCACCCCGCTTGGCAAGGACGAGGACGAGAACATCGAGCGTCGCCGCTGGGGCACCCCGCGCGAGTTCGACTTCGACTTTAAGCCGCACTGGGACCTGGGCACCGACCTCGACATCCTCGATTTCGAGCGCGGCAACAAGCTCTCCGGTAGCCGCTTCACCGTTCTCGGTGGCGCCGGCGCCCGCCTGGAGCGCGCTCTCATCAACTTCTTCCTGGACACGCACACCAGCCGTGGCTTTAAGGAGTGGTGGCCGCCCATCGTCGTCAAGCGTCAGACCATGTTTGGTACGGGCCAGCTGCCCAAGTTCGAGGACGATGCCTATCACGTCTCGGGCGACAACTTCCTGATCCCCACCGCCGAGGTCGTGCTGACCAACCTGCACGCCGGTGAGGTTCTGGACGCCGATACCCTGCCGCGCCGCTACACCGCCTTCACCCCCTGCTTCCGCGAGGAGGCCGGCTCTGCTGGTCGCGACACCCGCGGCATCATCCGTCAGCACGAGTTCGACAAGGTCGAGATGGTCAAGTTCGCCAAGCCGGAGGAGTCCGACGAGGAGCTCGAGAGCATGACCGCCGAGGCCGAGTACCTGCTGCAGCAGCTGGGCCTGCCGTATCGCGTGATTAGCCTGTGCACCGGCGACCTGGGCTTCTCTGCCCGTCAGACCTATGACATCGAGGTTTGGCTGCCGAGCTACAACGCCTACAAGGAGATCAGCTCCTGCTCCAACTGCGGCGACTTCCAGGCTCGTCGCGCCAACATCAAGTATCGCGATCCCGAGAACTTCAAGGGTTCGCGCTATCTGCATACCCTCAACGGCTCCGGTCTGCCGGCTGGTCGCACCATGGCCGCCATTCTGGAGAACTACCAGAACGCCGACGGCACCATCACGATCCCCGAGGTTCTGCGTCCCTACATGGGCGGCCTCGAGAAGATCGAGCCGGTCGCGTAG
- a CDS encoding IS1249 family transposase produces the protein MKAVYCPYCGGRTKRNGRTSSGSQRWRCTACGASTTVRYDDAAARLEEFLGWLLSKDSQAAMPGAGRSFRRRTAEFWDVWPMPVPDGELHRVLHVDGIWVARDLVVLICCSGERVVSWYMARSENSRAWSALMAPIPAPEVVVTDGGSGFAKAVRETWPRTRVQRCTFHAFSRVKRYTTTRPKLQAGRELYLIARDLMGIETLHQAELWAERYLDWCGFWADFLEDRTVVDGRRACTHERLRRARSSLSSLVSAGTLFTYLDPALAKAGPLPSTNNMIEGGVNSQLRAVLRNHRGLTSVKRVKAVFWWCHAHSGDARTAREKLAAMPTDADIDFLFSVYSASPSREDGGPEWGDRAVWEDLHHRDPYPFWLD, from the coding sequence ATGAAGGCCGTTTATTGCCCCTACTGCGGCGGTCGGACCAAGCGCAACGGCAGGACCTCATCGGGGTCCCAGCGGTGGAGGTGCACGGCCTGCGGCGCGTCGACGACGGTGAGGTACGACGACGCGGCGGCGAGGCTCGAGGAGTTCCTCGGGTGGCTCCTCTCGAAGGACTCGCAGGCCGCGATGCCGGGCGCCGGGCGGTCCTTCAGGCGCAGGACGGCCGAGTTCTGGGATGTCTGGCCCATGCCCGTCCCCGACGGCGAGCTCCATCGCGTGCTCCACGTCGACGGGATCTGGGTCGCGCGCGACCTCGTCGTGCTCATATGCTGCAGCGGCGAGAGGGTGGTCTCCTGGTACATGGCGAGGTCGGAGAACTCGAGGGCGTGGTCGGCCCTCATGGCGCCGATCCCGGCGCCCGAGGTGGTCGTCACCGACGGCGGGAGCGGGTTCGCCAAGGCCGTGCGCGAGACCTGGCCGCGCACCAGGGTCCAGAGGTGCACCTTCCACGCCTTCTCGCGGGTCAAGCGCTACACGACGACGCGGCCGAAGCTCCAGGCGGGGCGCGAGCTCTACCTCATCGCGCGCGACCTCATGGGCATCGAGACGCTGCACCAGGCGGAGCTCTGGGCCGAGCGCTACCTCGACTGGTGCGGGTTCTGGGCCGACTTCCTGGAGGACAGGACCGTGGTGGACGGCAGGAGGGCCTGCACCCACGAGAGGCTGAGGCGGGCGCGCTCGTCGCTGTCGTCGCTGGTGTCGGCGGGGACGCTGTTCACCTACCTCGACCCCGCCCTGGCCAAGGCCGGCCCGCTGCCGTCGACCAACAACATGATCGAGGGAGGGGTGAACTCGCAGCTGAGGGCCGTACTGCGCAACCACCGGGGGCTGACGTCGGTCAAGCGCGTTAAGGCGGTGTTCTGGTGGTGCCACGCGCACTCGGGGGACGCGAGGACGGCGCGCGAGAAGCTCGCCGCGATGCCGACCGACGCGGACATCGACTTCCTGTTCAGCGTCTACTCCGCCTCGCCGTCGCGCGAGGACGGAGGGCCGGAGTGGGGCGACAGGGCCGTGTGGGAGGACCTCCACCACAGGGACCCGTACCCGTTCTGGCTGGATTAA